Proteins from a genomic interval of Microthrixaceae bacterium:
- a CDS encoding ArsR family transcriptional regulator — MSTIQKQARALGDPTRHGIFMLIAEADHAVGVSELTGHFGLNHNAIRQHLAHLVAAGLVIERKGRSAGRGRPPHEYLIDPSAQNRWGVVGSYEQISRLLAEVITSGLAPEEVGRRSAQHLRAPDTSVDPIADLSIAMARQGFQPEVREVPGGADVVLHSCPFASTASVAREVVCSMHLGIAEGLIDGTDLRVEELVACDPDSANCVLRVRYDASTEPELRRGKLTLAGDTAPDEPG; from the coding sequence ATGTCGACCATTCAAAAGCAAGCCCGAGCCCTTGGAGACCCGACCCGCCACGGAATCTTCATGCTGATCGCCGAGGCCGACCACGCCGTCGGCGTCAGCGAACTCACCGGGCACTTCGGCCTCAACCACAACGCCATCCGCCAACACCTTGCCCACCTGGTGGCAGCGGGCCTGGTGATCGAACGCAAAGGCCGTTCGGCCGGGCGGGGCCGACCGCCGCACGAGTATCTCATCGATCCGTCGGCGCAGAACCGGTGGGGGGTCGTCGGCTCCTACGAGCAGATCAGTCGACTCCTCGCCGAGGTCATCACCTCCGGCCTGGCGCCCGAGGAGGTTGGGCGACGCTCAGCGCAGCACCTGCGGGCACCGGACACCTCGGTCGACCCGATTGCCGATCTGAGCATCGCCATGGCCCGTCAGGGTTTCCAGCCGGAGGTCCGCGAGGTTCCCGGTGGTGCCGACGTCGTGTTGCACTCCTGCCCCTTCGCATCCACGGCGAGCGTTGCTCGAGAGGTGGTCTGTTCGATGCATCTCGGGATCGCAGAGGGGCTCATCGATGGGACCGACCTGCGGGTGGAGGAACTCGTCGCTTGCGATCCCGACAGCGCGAACTGCGTTCTGCGGGTCCGCTACGACGCGTCGACCGAACCGGAGCTTCGCCGCGGGAAGTTGACCCTCGCAGGGGACACGGCTCCGGACGAACCCGG